The following coding sequences lie in one Miscanthus floridulus cultivar M001 chromosome 9, ASM1932011v1, whole genome shotgun sequence genomic window:
- the LOC136484042 gene encoding probable CCR4-associated factor 1 homolog 11, translated as MSRPSAHQQHQWQRRRQHGEVFVRLVTAANLVQELSTIRALLETYPYVTVHAEHHGGGGGDEEGNNLPPGVRIDDLPAASRYGLAKVDVDSSVPYSQLGITLCDANGRLPVLPATPWPPGAAAAGQSVWQVGLHDRDYSVSGSGSVSGGGVSSLRMRAFAYALFATGVVSAETRRSTAVTWVAYGGLYHLGFLLKVLTGGARLPDTKEEFLASLRAYLGDRVFDGRYVAVRLPGEDDVSLKGPLTHMAALLGAPAATAAKEPWQAGERSLVACQVFMRLKGLFFAWDDTIDMHAGCIHGLHSPTSSS; from the coding sequence ATGTCCCGACCCTCGGCGCATCAGCAGCAtcagtggcagcggcggcggcagcacggCGAAGTGTTCGTCCGGCTGGTTACCGCCGCGAACCTCGTCCAGGAGCTGTCCACGATCCGCGCCCTCCTGGAGACGTACCCGTACGTGACCGTGCACGCGGAgcaccacggcggcggcggcggcgacgaggagGGCAACAACCTGCCGCCCGGCGTGCGCATCGACGACCTCCCCGCGGCGTCCCGGTACGGGCTGGCCAAGGTGGACGTGGACTCCTCGGTCCCGTACTCCCAGCTCGGCATCACGCTGTGCGACGCCAACGGGAGGCTCCCCGTGCTGCCCGCCACGCCCTGGCccccgggcgccgccgccgccggacagTCCGTGTGGCAGGTCGGGCTGCACGACCGCGACTACTCcgtctccggctccggctccgtctCCGGCGGTGGCGTGAGCAGCCTGAGGATGAGGGCGTTCGCGTACGCGCTGTTCGCCACGGGCGTGGTGTCCGCGGAGacccggcggagcaccgccgtcaCGTGGGTCGCGTACGGCGGGCTCTaccacctcgggttcctcctcaaGGTGCTCACTGGCGGCGCGCGGCTGCCGGACACGAAGGAGGAGTTCCTGGCGTCGCTGAGAGCCTACCTCGGCGACAGGGTGTTCGACGGGAGGTACGTGGCGGTGCGGCTGCCCGGGGAGGATGATGTGAGCTTGAAGGGCCCTCTCACGCACATGGCGGCGCTGCTTGGTGCgcccgcggcgacggcggcgaagGAGCCGTGGCAGGCCGGGGAGCGGAGCCTTGTCGCGTGCCAGGTGTTCATGCGCCTCAAAGGGCTCTTCTTCGCATGGGACGACACCATAGACATGCATGCTGGCTGCATCCACGGCCTGCACTCACCGACGTCGTCGAGCTGA